A DNA window from Mycobacterium sp. IDR2000157661 contains the following coding sequences:
- a CDS encoding 8-oxoguanine DNA glycosylase OGG fold protein, whose translation MKFPADDDVLAHGFQFRPTWWVPRVAEGWGTFLEQLPAGDRGYRTITRADLLDTATRHGLPPSLLAGYVWGTGGSAFLVGRRARVFRDNDSRRVDEALRAVADMLQRGHTVEAYTAMLRGHQHYLKHLGPSFFTKFLYAADACDRQPGRALILDQFVAVALKAVDGWGISRYGPWDPSTYAKWIDHAHRVAAAEGVRADAVEMAYFNHGRKVAARR comes from the coding sequence GTGAAATTCCCCGCCGATGATGACGTCCTCGCTCACGGCTTCCAGTTCCGGCCGACATGGTGGGTTCCGAGGGTCGCGGAGGGGTGGGGTACCTTCCTCGAACAGCTGCCTGCCGGCGACCGCGGCTACCGCACAATCACAAGGGCTGATCTGCTCGACACCGCGACCCGTCACGGTCTGCCACCGTCACTGCTCGCTGGTTACGTCTGGGGGACCGGTGGCTCGGCGTTCCTTGTCGGGCGCCGCGCACGGGTGTTCCGGGACAACGACTCGCGGCGTGTGGACGAGGCCCTGCGCGCGGTCGCCGATATGCTGCAGCGTGGCCACACCGTCGAGGCCTACACCGCGATGCTGCGGGGGCACCAGCACTACCTCAAACATCTCGGACCGTCGTTCTTCACCAAGTTCCTCTATGCTGCAGACGCCTGTGACCGTCAACCCGGACGAGCTCTGATCCTGGACCAGTTCGTGGCCGTGGCACTGAAAGCTGTTGACGGTTGGGGCATCTCGCGGTACGGCCCGTGGGACCCGTCAACCTATGCGAAGTGGATCGACCACGCACACCGCGTCGCAGCCGCCGAGGGTGTGCGCGCGGACGCTGTGGAGATGGCCTACTTCAACCACGGCCGAAAGGTCGCGGCCCGTCGTTGA
- a CDS encoding type II toxin-antitoxin system death-on-curing family toxin has translation MTDFHYLTLDQIIEINADQSSGTPLDTHGLESAAQRPSSEYFGVEVFPDIWSKAAAYVHSIAGPQYFSDGNKRTGWFAAVTFLRVNGFILPQIADIEAETFVQAVAQDVFDTGETRPDSTLEKAAEWFREQWCSRRYGSSSHPTLEFVALATNHGMHPGGTIDVENFAGYTWDAVGEPPYRLRLHVIGRIHWAADTKREDHIFKATYVPEEGCGPIESSRVEVLMPALYLTPSSEWDDPRSPFQPQLFTIVTTPLFTTAGRCRIDIELDELYLGSIPFEVLVLPTAPDTVEGT, from the coding sequence GTGACCGATTTCCACTACCTCACCCTCGACCAAATCATCGAAATCAACGCGGACCAGAGCAGCGGCACCCCGCTGGACACCCACGGCTTGGAGTCCGCGGCACAGCGACCGAGCTCTGAGTACTTTGGCGTTGAGGTGTTTCCCGACATTTGGTCGAAAGCCGCAGCCTACGTCCACAGCATTGCCGGCCCGCAGTACTTTTCGGATGGAAACAAGCGGACGGGTTGGTTCGCGGCGGTCACGTTCTTGCGGGTCAACGGATTCATCCTGCCGCAGATCGCCGACATCGAAGCTGAGACCTTCGTGCAGGCCGTAGCGCAGGACGTCTTCGACACCGGTGAGACACGCCCCGACAGCACGCTGGAAAAGGCGGCCGAATGGTTTCGTGAGCAATGGTGCAGCCGACGGTATGGCTCGTCGAGCCACCCGACCCTGGAATTTGTCGCTCTAGCAACGAATCACGGCATGCACCCTGGCGGCACGATAGACGTCGAGAATTTCGCGGGTTACACGTGGGATGCTGTCGGCGAACCGCCCTATCGTCTCCGGCTGCACGTGATCGGAAGGATCCACTGGGCCGCCGACACCAAGCGCGAAGATCACATCTTCAAAGCAACGTACGTTCCGGAAGAAGGCTGCGGGCCGATCGAGTCGTCACGGGTAGAGGTTTTAATGCCCGCCCTTTATCTGACGCCGTCGAGCGAATGGGACGACCCGCGGTCCCCTTTCCAACCTCAGCTGTTCACCATAGTGACTACTCCGCTGTTCACAACTGCCGGTAGATGCCGCATCGACATCGAACTCGACGAGCTGTACCTCGGGTCCATCCCTTTCGAGGTCCTTGTCTTGCCCACTGCTCCGGATACCGTGGAAGGCACCTAG
- a CDS encoding KAP family P-loop NTPase fold protein produces MTADELRLQLWDDNPSLVDFLGFDSVVAPIVAAIGTPDIDPLAIGVHSPWGGGKSTVLNLLETRLAPRSEFLVVRADPWQYDNHDDVRGDLIVEVLDQVAAQFSETGTITGAVKDLIKRLSWARIGLTLGKGAMTMQWDVDELVEAFKPRGRTDDRSMAGFKDQFARLIDGLPYVQRVVVLVDDLDRCLPAAVMATLEAIKLFLSVPKMVFVVAADQEMVRESIAVSLGETSRSNAFAVRYLEKIIQIPISLPRLAPADAEAYTGLLLASAEADNPDALVPLAEQCSARRKKGKLPLLGDLGGLDWRPAETTLALATQLAQGLSADRLANPRQIKRFLNAFGVRRLAAQSRDVDIEPAVLIKMLLLEDLYRSSFQTLAATPPAQRGELLSAWETWAAGTEPNVDKPEGIAAETRDWAAAAPPLAAVGLDRYLDLAASLINVGTAEQLSDNVIGLVSTLLGEGQAARDAALVELTQLGESEQRAAMEFALRQARGLADIDVLIEMAIKWADVTPGLVDLVVAAADQGLRRLGPGVPPMMGASRLKADYAGIISRLAADDGIDDMVRNAARMELDN; encoded by the coding sequence GTGACGGCCGATGAGTTGCGGTTGCAGTTGTGGGACGACAACCCGAGTCTTGTGGACTTCCTCGGGTTCGATTCCGTCGTGGCACCGATCGTCGCGGCGATCGGCACTCCGGACATCGATCCCCTCGCCATCGGTGTTCATAGCCCCTGGGGCGGCGGCAAGTCCACCGTGCTCAACCTGCTCGAAACCCGGTTGGCCCCTCGATCCGAGTTCCTGGTGGTCCGAGCCGACCCATGGCAGTACGACAACCACGACGACGTCCGCGGCGATCTCATCGTTGAGGTCCTGGACCAGGTCGCGGCTCAGTTCAGCGAAACGGGCACTATCACAGGCGCGGTGAAGGACCTGATCAAACGGCTGAGCTGGGCGCGTATTGGATTGACCCTGGGCAAGGGCGCAATGACGATGCAATGGGACGTCGACGAGCTCGTCGAGGCATTCAAACCGCGCGGGCGTACCGATGACCGTTCGATGGCTGGATTCAAAGACCAGTTCGCCCGCCTGATCGACGGATTGCCCTACGTGCAGCGCGTCGTCGTGCTGGTCGATGATCTGGATCGGTGCCTGCCGGCGGCGGTGATGGCGACCTTGGAGGCGATCAAGCTGTTCCTGTCGGTTCCCAAGATGGTGTTCGTCGTCGCCGCAGACCAGGAGATGGTGCGCGAATCAATCGCCGTCAGCCTCGGCGAAACGAGCCGCAGCAACGCATTCGCCGTCCGATATCTGGAAAAGATCATTCAGATACCGATCTCGTTGCCGAGACTGGCGCCCGCCGATGCGGAGGCATACACCGGTCTTCTGCTGGCCTCCGCCGAGGCGGACAACCCCGACGCGCTCGTCCCACTCGCCGAGCAGTGCTCAGCCCGCCGCAAGAAGGGCAAGCTTCCCCTGCTGGGTGATCTCGGCGGTCTGGACTGGAGGCCGGCGGAGACGACTCTGGCGCTGGCAACCCAACTCGCGCAGGGGCTGTCGGCGGACCGGCTAGCCAACCCACGTCAGATCAAGCGGTTCCTCAACGCGTTCGGAGTGCGCCGGCTCGCGGCGCAGTCGCGCGACGTCGACATCGAACCCGCCGTACTGATCAAGATGCTGTTACTCGAAGACCTCTACCGCTCGTCGTTCCAGACGTTGGCCGCCACGCCACCCGCGCAACGGGGTGAGCTGCTCAGCGCGTGGGAGACGTGGGCCGCCGGTACCGAGCCCAACGTCGACAAGCCCGAAGGAATCGCTGCTGAGACTCGCGACTGGGCCGCCGCGGCACCGCCTCTGGCGGCGGTCGGCCTGGACCGTTATCTGGACCTGGCAGCGTCACTGATCAACGTCGGTACCGCAGAGCAGTTGAGCGACAACGTCATCGGACTGGTCAGCACGCTCCTCGGCGAGGGGCAGGCCGCACGAGACGCGGCGCTGGTTGAACTGACTCAGCTCGGCGAGTCCGAGCAACGCGCCGCGATGGAATTCGCCCTTCGGCAGGCCCGTGGCCTCGCCGACATCGACGTGCTCATCGAGATGGCGATCAAATGGGCCGACGTAACGCCGGGGTTGGTCGATCTCGTCGTCGCGGCCGCGGACCAGGGCCTGCGCCGTCTGGGACCAGGAGTGCCCCCCATGATGGGGGCCTCTCGGCTCAAGGCCGATTACGCGGGCATCATCAGTCGCCTCGCCGCCGACGACGGTATCGACGATATGGTCCGCAACGCGGCCCGCATGGAACTCGATAACTAG
- a CDS encoding queuosine biosynthesis protein queC, which translates to MTSSAHLLRPEGATEITAAGYTVLDWPTRPKNRSSTVVSDLAWSLAPLPAIRARVADLVHVAAGAYMADRNTARGVRFSRDLALRVAVLDPDAWNDQVLDAVADLLGWLTGDVWDVTITPAPAVRLPDHWPNKELDGPISLMSGGLDSFMGALHLLQSGRLPSLTAHKDSATAVRHAQRRTWLWLARTFSPPPSYTRVALTQAGGRIEASSRSRALMFMSLGVAVAIARGARTLVMPENGYTSINLPLRPNRGGALSTRSTHPETMHRFTTILRALDIDVAVTNPYQWMTKGEVMAALVDSSPPDGWLAAAANTLSCSKLDGRWFGAPPTSNCGLCVPCMVRRATFLRADVPDGTTYVVDEVAEDQRRQLIEARRGDIEAVKYAVSGGVSSDAIDAGTWPPGYDLDRVEDLVQRGLDELGMLSLP; encoded by the coding sequence GTGACCTCCAGCGCCCATCTGCTCCGTCCTGAGGGCGCCACCGAGATCACCGCCGCAGGTTACACCGTGCTCGACTGGCCCACCCGCCCGAAGAACCGCAGCTCGACGGTCGTTTCCGATCTCGCCTGGAGTCTCGCGCCACTGCCCGCCATCAGAGCGCGGGTCGCCGACCTGGTGCATGTGGCCGCGGGCGCGTACATGGCCGATCGGAACACTGCGCGTGGTGTCCGCTTCAGCCGCGACCTGGCGCTGCGGGTCGCGGTGCTTGATCCCGACGCATGGAACGACCAGGTGCTCGACGCGGTCGCCGATCTACTCGGATGGCTCACCGGCGACGTGTGGGACGTGACCATCACGCCCGCACCGGCGGTCAGGCTCCCGGACCACTGGCCAAACAAGGAGCTTGACGGACCGATCAGCCTCATGAGCGGTGGACTGGACTCCTTCATGGGCGCATTGCATCTGCTGCAGTCCGGCCGTCTGCCCTCGCTGACGGCGCACAAGGACTCCGCCACGGCCGTCCGGCACGCCCAGCGACGCACCTGGCTCTGGCTCGCACGAACATTCAGCCCCCCTCCGTCCTACACGCGCGTCGCGCTGACCCAGGCCGGAGGCCGCATCGAAGCATCGAGCCGCAGCCGCGCATTGATGTTCATGAGTCTGGGCGTGGCTGTCGCCATCGCCCGCGGCGCTCGAACTCTCGTAATGCCGGAGAACGGATACACCAGCATCAACCTTCCGTTGCGGCCGAACCGTGGCGGTGCGTTGTCCACCCGCTCCACACATCCCGAGACAATGCACCGATTCACGACCATTTTGCGGGCGCTGGACATCGACGTGGCTGTCACGAACCCCTACCAGTGGATGACCAAGGGCGAGGTGATGGCCGCCCTCGTTGACAGCTCACCACCCGACGGGTGGCTGGCTGCGGCCGCCAACACACTGTCATGCAGCAAGCTCGACGGCCGGTGGTTCGGTGCGCCGCCCACCTCCAACTGCGGACTGTGCGTTCCCTGCATGGTGCGCAGAGCGACGTTCCTGAGAGCCGATGTACCCGACGGCACTACCTACGTGGTCGACGAAGTCGCCGAAGATCAACGGCGACAGCTCATCGAAGCGCGCCGGGGAGACATCGAAGCCGTCAAGTACGCAGTCTCCGGCGGGGTCAGCTCCGATGCGATCGACGCGGGCACCTGGCCACCCGGATACGACCTCGACCGCGTCGAGGACCTGGTGCAGCGCGGTCTCGACGAACTCGGCATGCTGTCCCTGCCATGA
- a CDS encoding TatD family hydrolase — MTTSHQLPALDCHAHIAPDVTHRQLAALGDAAVFAVTRDLDEADAVTNRHDKKLVWGIGVHPAFPAAVAAYDPDRFRALLPHFAFVGEVGMDRRTPLDSGRAVFSDILTACSDRPVLISVHSTGRVSAVLDELENKRHVGVILHWFTGASRDLARALEMNLYFSVNAAMPDTVFEAIPRDRLLPETDFPARTVRAQRPGHVDTLEDRLSTVWGQGIQDVRYRLWRNLKTIAVDSGAIETLPENIADIIVAT, encoded by the coding sequence ATGACGACATCTCACCAGCTGCCCGCGCTCGATTGCCACGCCCACATCGCACCCGACGTCACACACCGCCAGCTCGCTGCACTCGGAGATGCGGCCGTCTTCGCGGTTACACGCGACCTCGACGAGGCCGACGCGGTCACAAACCGTCACGACAAGAAACTTGTGTGGGGAATCGGAGTTCATCCGGCGTTTCCAGCCGCAGTCGCCGCCTACGATCCCGACCGCTTCCGGGCGCTGCTCCCACACTTCGCGTTCGTCGGGGAAGTCGGTATGGACCGCCGCACTCCACTCGACAGCGGACGAGCCGTTTTTTCAGACATTCTCACGGCCTGCTCAGATCGACCCGTGCTGATCTCGGTGCACAGCACGGGGCGAGTGTCAGCGGTGCTCGATGAACTCGAGAACAAACGACATGTCGGAGTCATCCTGCACTGGTTCACCGGCGCCTCTCGCGATCTGGCTCGCGCACTCGAAATGAACCTATATTTCTCGGTTAACGCCGCGATGCCCGACACCGTGTTCGAGGCGATCCCCCGTGATCGCTTGCTTCCCGAAACCGACTTCCCCGCACGGACAGTCCGAGCGCAGCGGCCTGGCCACGTCGACACTCTCGAAGACCGGCTGTCCACTGTCTGGGGACAAGGCATTCAAGACGTCCGATACCGCCTGTGGCGCAACCTGAAAACGATTGCCGTCGACAGCGGTGCCATCGAGACGCTTCCCGAGAACATTGCGGACATCATCGTCGCGACGTGA
- a CDS encoding type II toxin-antitoxin system PemK/MazF family toxin → MRGEVFQLHAPRGSRGHEQAGSRYAVVIQSDQLPLSTWLVAPTSTSARAASFRPEVDIGGVNTRVLAEQAAAVDPGRLGKSIGFLGLDEMRRVDAALRIVLDL, encoded by the coding sequence GTGCGTGGTGAGGTATTCCAGTTGCATGCCCCGCGGGGGAGTCGCGGTCACGAGCAGGCGGGTTCCCGCTACGCCGTAGTCATCCAGTCAGATCAGCTGCCTCTTTCGACCTGGCTAGTCGCGCCAACGTCTACGTCGGCTCGTGCCGCCAGCTTTCGTCCCGAGGTTGATATCGGCGGCGTCAACACCCGGGTGCTTGCCGAGCAAGCCGCGGCAGTCGATCCGGGCCGGCTCGGCAAGAGCATCGGGTTCCTCGGCTTAGACGAGATGCGCCGCGTTGATGCGGCACTGCGAATCGTCCTCGACCTATGA
- a CDS encoding type II toxin-antitoxin system Phd/YefM family antitoxin has product MSDVASRELRNETASVLRRAAAGEDITITVNGKPVALLTAVPQRSHRWLGRDELLRRVRKTQADPTAG; this is encoded by the coding sequence ATGAGTGACGTTGCCTCTCGTGAACTGCGCAATGAGACCGCGTCGGTCTTGCGGCGCGCCGCGGCCGGCGAGGACATCACGATCACCGTGAACGGCAAGCCGGTGGCGCTGCTGACCGCCGTGCCGCAGCGCTCGCATCGCTGGCTGGGTCGCGACGAGTTGCTGCGGAGAGTGAGGAAGACGCAGGCGGATCCGACTGCGGGCTGA
- a CDS encoding 1-acyl-sn-glycerol-3-phosphate acyltransferase codes for MTDTEHHDARKGLEAFTDSLMAALEEIAESLPDRGALADEVVFRAMSAISAGAVEFVRRYHRLDIDAAVRSLPEPVLFVANHGFGGVVDLNVFAVRATLAELNLDRPVTVLTHQLAWTLRVGRLLEPLGARPASRDSAVEAFDAGHHVLVFPGGDKDAGKTFEDRNRVIFDGRSGFAKLAIDRQVPIVPVVTAGAGESLLVLSSGERLARALRLDKLFRVKALPVSVSLPWGLNVGAVGLLPYIPLPTKLVTRVLPPMTPGRGESAEAFGSRVEADMQSALTDLTEGRWPLLG; via the coding sequence TTGACGGACACGGAGCACCACGATGCGCGAAAGGGTCTGGAGGCCTTCACCGACAGTCTGATGGCAGCGCTGGAGGAGATCGCCGAGAGCCTGCCCGACCGCGGCGCGCTGGCGGACGAGGTCGTCTTCCGCGCGATGTCGGCGATCTCGGCCGGTGCCGTCGAATTCGTGCGTCGATACCACCGTCTCGACATCGACGCAGCGGTGCGGTCGCTGCCGGAGCCGGTGTTGTTCGTCGCGAATCACGGCTTCGGCGGTGTGGTCGATCTCAATGTCTTCGCCGTCCGTGCCACGTTGGCGGAGTTGAATCTCGACCGTCCGGTGACGGTGTTGACACATCAACTGGCGTGGACGTTGCGCGTCGGCCGCCTGTTGGAGCCGCTCGGCGCGCGTCCGGCGAGCCGGGACAGCGCTGTCGAGGCGTTCGACGCAGGACATCACGTTCTTGTCTTTCCGGGCGGGGACAAAGACGCCGGCAAGACTTTCGAGGATCGCAATCGGGTGATCTTCGACGGCCGCAGTGGTTTCGCCAAGCTCGCCATCGACCGCCAGGTGCCGATCGTGCCAGTGGTGACGGCGGGGGCGGGTGAGTCACTGTTGGTGTTGTCCAGCGGAGAGCGTCTCGCGCGGGCGTTGCGGCTCGACAAGTTGTTCCGTGTCAAGGCGCTGCCGGTGAGCGTCTCGCTGCCGTGGGGACTGAACGTCGGCGCAGTGGGATTGCTGCCGTACATCCCGCTACCCACCAAACTCGTGACACGGGTCCTGCCGCCGATGACCCCTGGCCGCGGTGAGAGTGCCGAGGCATTCGGATCCCGCGTCGAGGCAGATATGCAGAGCGCATTGACCGATCTCACCGAGGGCCGGTGGCCACTACTGGGTTGA
- a CDS encoding FKBP-type peptidyl-prolyl cis-trans isomerase: MVLAGCGSDTDTQSATTTTSPTTTTSPTTDVFTPPSLTQTPPEDAPCPMAAPAEGSAPDWTLSGATGSVAVTGPTDKAAPQIDVQAPFSVTETQVQTLQPGDGPVVADNATVLVCYMGVNGRDGSVFDSTYDRGAPVDFPLGGVVPGFQKAIAGQKVGSTVAVAMRPADGYPEGQPAAGIQPGDSLVFAIKILDAAN; the protein is encoded by the coding sequence ATGGTGCTCGCCGGATGTGGTTCGGACACGGATACTCAGTCGGCCACCACCACCACGTCGCCCACCACCACCACGTCGCCCACCACCGACGTCTTCACACCGCCCTCGTTGACGCAGACGCCTCCCGAGGATGCGCCGTGCCCCATGGCGGCCCCTGCGGAGGGCAGCGCCCCCGACTGGACGTTGTCGGGAGCGACGGGCAGCGTCGCGGTCACCGGACCGACGGACAAGGCTGCGCCGCAGATCGACGTGCAGGCACCCTTCAGCGTCACCGAAACCCAGGTGCAGACGCTGCAACCCGGTGACGGACCCGTCGTCGCGGACAACGCGACGGTGCTGGTGTGCTACATGGGTGTCAACGGCCGGGACGGCAGCGTATTCGACAGCACCTACGACCGAGGGGCGCCGGTCGACTTCCCGCTCGGCGGGGTCGTGCCCGGGTTCCAGAAGGCCATTGCCGGACAGAAGGTCGGCTCCACCGTCGCCGTCGCGATGAGGCCTGCCGACGGTTACCCGGAGGGTCAGCCCGCCGCCGGCATTCAGCCGGGCGACTCCCTCGTCTTCGCCATCAAGATCCTCGACGCCGCGAACTGA
- a CDS encoding lytic transglycosylase domain-containing protein, with translation MPVLALVLVGALGACSQPIEPSPPSNPPSSSVEATATPTAGVPAPSEQAPAQPRLASDPVRMADDLVADERTLRAESEPEAVLVAAARRQQRAYRVLARHPDWDAVVRPRVPAQLLDAFDRNINARRQLARVNGGQPPDTMPAWRIVEPAPSDELLGYYRKAQDATGVGWSFLAAINLIETGFGRVAGTSTAGAQGPMQFLPSTFAAYGGGGDINSPHDSIMAAGRHLAANGFGHAPERALFRYNNSDRYVEAVTDYATVMAADPAAFAAYHRWDIYYLTTAGDIVLPLGYAETTRIPVQDYLAHHPQ, from the coding sequence ATGCCGGTGCTCGCTCTGGTGCTGGTGGGCGCATTGGGCGCCTGCTCGCAGCCGATCGAACCGTCTCCGCCGTCGAATCCACCATCGTCCAGCGTCGAGGCCACCGCCACGCCGACCGCCGGCGTTCCGGCCCCCTCCGAGCAGGCGCCTGCCCAACCGCGGCTGGCGTCGGATCCCGTCCGGATGGCCGACGACCTGGTGGCCGATGAACGGACGCTGCGCGCTGAGTCGGAGCCCGAAGCGGTACTGGTGGCGGCGGCGCGTCGTCAGCAGCGGGCCTACCGGGTTCTCGCGCGCCACCCGGATTGGGACGCGGTGGTCCGACCTCGCGTCCCTGCCCAGCTTCTCGACGCATTCGACCGCAACATCAACGCGCGTCGACAGCTGGCCCGGGTGAACGGGGGACAGCCACCGGACACGATGCCGGCCTGGCGGATCGTTGAGCCGGCGCCCTCGGACGAACTGCTCGGCTACTACCGCAAGGCTCAGGATGCGACCGGCGTGGGATGGAGCTTCCTGGCCGCGATCAACCTCATCGAGACCGGCTTCGGGCGCGTCGCCGGAACCAGCACCGCCGGTGCCCAGGGTCCGATGCAGTTCCTGCCGTCCACCTTCGCCGCCTACGGCGGGGGCGGCGACATCAACTCGCCGCACGACAGCATCATGGCGGCAGGCAGGCATCTCGCGGCGAACGGCTTCGGCCACGCGCCGGAACGAGCGCTCTTCCGGTACAACAACTCCGACCGGTACGTGGAGGCGGTCACCGACTACGCGACGGTGATGGCGGCCGACCCAGCGGCGTTCGCCGCGTATCACCGGTGGGACATCTATTACTTGACGACGGCAGGCGACATCGTCCTTCCCTTGGGTTACGCCGAGACCACGCGAATACCCGTGCAGGACTATCTGGCGCATCACCCGCAGTGA
- a CDS encoding DUF4333 domain-containing protein: MVTGQLIRMALVSSAAAVMVGCSSGTPTVDREDLAGEINKRLEQQVGRAPDSVTCPQNLRGEVGNTERCELKDGDDTYGVTVTVTKVEGTDVSFDFKVDDRPQ; the protein is encoded by the coding sequence ATGGTGACGGGCCAGCTGATTCGGATGGCGCTGGTGTCCAGCGCCGCCGCCGTGATGGTCGGTTGTTCGAGCGGAACGCCGACCGTCGACAGAGAAGACCTGGCGGGTGAGATCAACAAGCGCCTCGAGCAGCAGGTCGGCCGCGCACCGGATTCGGTGACCTGCCCACAGAACCTCAGAGGTGAGGTCGGCAACACCGAGCGGTGTGAGCTGAAGGACGGCGACGACACCTACGGCGTGACGGTGACGGTGACGAAGGTCGAGGGCACCGACGTCAGCTTCGATTTCAAGGTCGATGATCGACCGCAGTAA
- a CDS encoding putative PEP-binding protein codes for MIGFTPVCVDLSMISCSLVHMTTSSPPTSRPAEALPAGTVLRGVPVVAGARYGPVIRPGRLPVPDEPAPVEVAAADRPAEAARFVAAARAVADRLRDRAAHATGAASEVLAATATLAQDRAWLGAAEKRIAAGAPAVRAVDEAVAQFVEMFTQIGGLMAERVTDLRDIRDRVVAELSGLPEPGVPLPVTPSILCAEDLAPADTAGLDPALVVALATSMGGPTSHTAIIARQLGIPCVVAVDRLDAVEAGTHVLVDGTAGTVTVSPDAGAAVAIVDAARRDAQRAAQWRGPGATADGHAVAVYANVQDGAAARAAAQTPAEGVGLFRTELCFLNRDTEPTVDEQATIYAEVLEAFSGRRVVVRTLDAGSDKPLKFAGHPDEANPALGVRGIRIAQLDAGLLDRQLAAVAAAGARAGNPPWVMAPMIATVDEAERFAAQVRSHGLTPGVMIEVPAAAVLADRILAHVDFLSIGTNDLAQYTMAADRMSAELATLTDPWQPAVLALVAMAARAGTAAGKPVGVCGEAAADPQLAAVLTGFGVTSLSAAATAIGGVGARLATVTLQQCRDAAQAALGAATAADARAAALAILS; via the coding sequence ATGATTGGTTTTACTCCTGTTTGTGTTGACTTGTCAATGATTTCTTGTAGCCTGGTTCACATGACCACGTCTTCGCCACCTACCTCACGTCCCGCCGAGGCGCTGCCGGCGGGCACCGTTCTGCGCGGAGTGCCCGTGGTCGCAGGTGCCCGGTACGGCCCGGTCATCCGGCCAGGGCGCCTGCCGGTACCCGACGAGCCCGCGCCGGTCGAGGTCGCCGCCGCCGACCGGCCCGCTGAGGCTGCGCGGTTCGTCGCCGCCGCCAGGGCCGTCGCGGACCGGTTGCGTGACCGAGCGGCCCACGCCACCGGCGCCGCGTCAGAAGTGTTGGCGGCGACGGCGACGCTGGCACAGGACCGCGCCTGGCTCGGCGCCGCGGAGAAGCGGATCGCGGCCGGCGCTCCGGCGGTCCGCGCGGTCGACGAGGCGGTGGCCCAGTTCGTCGAGATGTTCACCCAGATCGGCGGGTTGATGGCCGAGCGAGTCACCGACCTGCGCGACATCCGCGACCGCGTCGTCGCCGAACTGTCCGGGCTGCCCGAGCCGGGTGTTCCGTTGCCGGTGACGCCGTCGATCCTGTGCGCCGAGGATCTGGCCCCGGCAGACACAGCGGGTCTCGACCCGGCGCTGGTCGTCGCGCTGGCGACCTCGATGGGCGGGCCCACCAGCCACACCGCGATCATCGCGCGTCAACTGGGCATTCCGTGTGTCGTCGCGGTCGACCGATTGGACGCGGTCGAGGCCGGCACTCACGTGCTGGTCGACGGCACGGCCGGCACGGTGACGGTTTCGCCGGACGCCGGAGCCGCAGTGGCAATCGTCGACGCCGCCCGGCGCGACGCCCAGCGGGCCGCCCAGTGGCGTGGCCCGGGCGCCACCGCCGACGGGCACGCCGTAGCGGTCTACGCCAACGTCCAGGACGGTGCGGCCGCACGGGCGGCCGCCCAGACGCCCGCAGAGGGCGTCGGGCTGTTCCGTACCGAACTGTGCTTCCTCAATCGCGACACCGAGCCCACGGTCGACGAACAGGCCACCATCTATGCCGAGGTGCTCGAAGCGTTCTCGGGCCGCAGAGTGGTGGTGCGCACCCTGGACGCAGGGTCGGACAAACCGCTGAAGTTCGCCGGTCACCCGGACGAGGCCAATCCCGCGCTCGGCGTCCGCGGCATCCGAATCGCCCAGTTGGACGCCGGTCTGCTCGACCGGCAGCTGGCGGCCGTCGCGGCCGCGGGCGCCCGCGCGGGAAACCCGCCGTGGGTCATGGCCCCGATGATCGCGACGGTCGACGAGGCCGAACGGTTTGCCGCTCAAGTCCGGTCACACGGACTCACCCCAGGCGTGATGATCGAGGTGCCCGCGGCCGCGGTGCTGGCCGACCGCATCCTCGCGCACGTCGACTTCTTGTCGATCGGCACCAACGACCTCGCGCAGTACACGATGGCCGCAGACCGCATGTCGGCCGAGCTGGCGACGCTCACCGATCCGTGGCAGCCGGCAGTGCTGGCGTTGGTGGCCATGGCTGCGCGTGCGGGCACCGCGGCGGGCAAGCCGGTGGGGGTCTGCGGGGAGGCCGCGGCCGATCCACAGTTGGCCGCTGTGCTGACCGGTTTCGGTGTGACGTCGCTGTCCGCCGCGGCAACCGCGATCGGGGGAGTCGGCGCCAGACTCGCGACGGTGACGCTGCAGCAGTGCCGCGACGCGGCCCAGGCTGCGCTGGGCGCCGCGACCGCTGCCGACGCCCGCGCGGCCGCACTGGCGATCCTGTCCTGA